One region of Peribacillus simplex genomic DNA includes:
- a CDS encoding DUF2164 domain-containing protein, protein MFIQFPLEKRRKMIERIQEYVYQEHDKEIGEIAAENHLQFILENIAPFIYNEGINDAKKVIEDRLGNIEEDLYSLERPID, encoded by the coding sequence ATGTTCATTCAATTTCCCTTAGAGAAACGCCGCAAGATGATCGAACGTATCCAAGAATATGTGTATCAGGAACATGATAAGGAAATCGGTGAAATCGCTGCTGAAAATCACTTGCAATTCATTTTGGAAAACATCGCTCCCTTTATTTATAACGAAGGCATTAATGATGCGAAAAAAGTGATTGAGGACAGATTAGGCAATATTGAAGAGGATTTGTATTCATTGGAACGACCGATTGATTAA
- the mobB gene encoding molybdopterin-guanine dinucleotide biosynthesis protein B, which yields MALVKPFIFQVVGYQNRGKTTFITNIIEKLRAVKLETAILKHHGHGGKPDITGMKDSHKHFQAGAAASLVEGDGTIELLGNFKGEAPIAELIQLLGLFLPDVILIEGYKQEDFPKVIIIKEESDLLLLERLTNVKAAVAWPECLERTRDYASVPVFPLDSDQFIPWFLKQI from the coding sequence ATGGCCTTGGTAAAACCCTTTATTTTTCAAGTGGTTGGCTACCAAAATAGAGGAAAAACGACATTCATAACGAATATAATCGAAAAGCTTCGCGCAGTAAAATTAGAAACAGCCATTTTAAAACACCATGGGCATGGCGGAAAACCAGATATCACTGGTATGAAGGATTCCCATAAACACTTTCAGGCTGGGGCAGCCGCTTCACTTGTTGAAGGAGACGGGACAATAGAATTGCTCGGCAATTTCAAGGGCGAGGCCCCTATCGCTGAGTTGATTCAATTATTGGGTCTATTTCTCCCCGATGTGATTTTAATTGAAGGTTATAAGCAAGAGGACTTTCCTAAGGTCATTATAATCAAAGAAGAGAGTGACCTCCTGCTATTGGAAAGACTTACGAATGTCAAAGCAGCGGTGGCTTGGCCTGAATGTCTGGAACGAACCAGGGATTATGCTTCAGTACCCGTCTTCCCTTTGGATTCGGATCAATTCATTCCATGGTTTTTAAAACAAATATGA